The following are encoded together in the Alteromonas gilva genome:
- a CDS encoding DUF885 domain-containing protein, with product MNRLNHLARIMTLSALLAASGLTITSCSSATVAHGDSSATNANSRFETLYQAEWAWRQNKSTSDENTDDNYASSSLPDVSIAAQQQRLARWQSTLDTLDSIDVSALSEANQVNYAVYRLQIETLIADQQFKTYEKPLLGDTAFWSNLAYQARKTFRHEQDFDNYLAWLQDMPRYFDQQIANMRLGLARQFTLPEISLQGRDASVISVVNAKGKDNLYFQPFTKIPASISSAKHAELKARAQAVIAEYVIPAHQRLLTFLQEQYIPNAQPSIAGYDLPDGKAYYQAQIKKYTTLALTAEEIHQIGLAEVAKIRQRMHDVMKEVSFDGNLQDFLTFLRTDEQFYVDTPQALLDRAAWTAKEFDGVADDWFGHLPRKRFAIIPVPDDIAPFYTAGRGGPGVYLVNTYDLPSRPLYSLPALTLHESAPGHAFQMPLSLENNAIPEFRRQSYISAFGEGWALYSELLGEEMGLYHTPYEIFGMLSYQMWRAARLVVDTGIHAKGWSRQQAQDFMKANTALSVHEITTEVDRYIAWPGQALSYYLGQMAIVEHRAAAEKALGADFDIRHFHDMILQMGSVPLAVLEQRVERFIAEGGPSPYQE from the coding sequence ATGAACAGACTCAACCACCTTGCACGAATCATGACACTGTCAGCCCTGTTGGCAGCGTCGGGTTTAACGATCACCAGCTGTTCGTCAGCGACCGTCGCACACGGTGATAGTAGCGCGACCAACGCAAACAGTCGCTTCGAAACCTTATACCAGGCGGAATGGGCCTGGCGACAAAATAAAAGCACCAGCGACGAAAACACCGATGACAATTACGCCTCATCCAGTCTGCCTGATGTCAGCATTGCCGCGCAGCAACAACGTTTAGCTCGCTGGCAGTCTACCCTGGACACCCTCGATAGCATTGATGTCAGCGCCTTATCAGAGGCCAATCAGGTGAATTATGCGGTTTACCGCCTGCAAATTGAGACACTGATTGCTGATCAGCAGTTTAAAACCTACGAAAAGCCCCTGCTGGGTGATACAGCATTCTGGAGTAATCTGGCGTATCAGGCGCGTAAAACCTTCCGCCACGAGCAGGATTTCGACAATTACCTGGCCTGGTTGCAGGATATGCCACGCTACTTTGACCAACAAATTGCCAATATGCGGCTCGGCCTGGCGCGTCAGTTCACGCTGCCTGAAATTTCGCTGCAAGGACGTGATGCGTCGGTCATTTCAGTGGTTAACGCCAAAGGCAAAGACAACCTCTATTTTCAGCCGTTTACTAAAATCCCGGCCAGTATAAGCAGTGCTAAACACGCTGAGCTGAAAGCCAGAGCACAGGCGGTTATTGCCGAATACGTGATCCCGGCCCATCAAAGATTATTAACTTTTCTGCAGGAACAATACATACCCAATGCGCAGCCTTCGATAGCCGGCTATGATTTGCCCGATGGGAAGGCGTATTACCAGGCGCAAATTAAAAAATATACCACACTGGCGCTGACTGCCGAGGAGATCCACCAGATTGGCTTAGCCGAAGTCGCGAAAATTCGTCAACGCATGCACGACGTCATGAAAGAGGTCAGCTTCGACGGCAATCTGCAGGATTTTTTAACCTTTTTACGCACCGATGAACAGTTTTACGTCGATACACCTCAGGCGCTGCTCGACCGCGCCGCCTGGACTGCCAAAGAGTTTGACGGGGTCGCCGATGATTGGTTTGGTCATCTGCCGCGCAAACGATTTGCCATTATTCCCGTGCCCGATGATATCGCTCCCTTTTACACCGCCGGGCGCGGTGGTCCGGGGGTGTATCTGGTAAATACCTACGATCTGCCGTCGCGGCCGCTTTATTCGTTGCCGGCACTCACCTTACATGAGTCAGCACCGGGCCACGCCTTTCAAATGCCACTGTCACTGGAAAACAACGCTATCCCGGAATTCCGCCGCCAAAGTTATATTTCGGCCTTCGGCGAAGGCTGGGCGTTGTATTCAGAATTGCTCGGTGAAGAAATGGGGCTTTATCATACCCCTTATGAAATATTTGGTATGCTCAGTTATCAAATGTGGCGGGCCGCTCGCTTAGTGGTAGACACGGGTATTCATGCCAAAGGCTGGAGTCGCCAACAAGCGCAGGATTTTATGAAGGCCAATACTGCGCTGTCGGTGCATGAAATCACCACCGAGGTTGACCGCTACATTGCCTGGCCCGGTCAGGCACTGTCTTACTATCTTGGTCAGATGGCAATTGTTGAACACCGCGCAGCCGCTGAAAAAGCACTCGGTGCCGACTTCGACATTCG